TTCCGACAGATCGATGATCGCCAGGCGACGATGGGCGAAGCAAGCGCCGACGCCGGGTCCGCTGGGTGGACTGGTCCAGTGGCCTTCGGCGTCCGGTCCACGGTGGCGCTGGCTCACGCCAATCCGGCGCACGCCTTCGATTACTTCGGGGTCCAGGCGACCCACTGCGCCGGCTATCCCACACATTGCGGCCGGAGTCTACCAAACGCATCGCGCGGCTCACCCGGAGAGCGCGGGCGAAAGCCCTCGGATCGGGTTATTGAAGGGTCCAGTGGAAGCCGTTGGCGGACTGGTGCACGTTCTTCAGCGCGAGGAGTATTGGTGTTGAAGGTATTGGTGAGCGGTGCCAGCGGATTTCTGGGCCGCCGTGTGGTTCGCGCGTTTGTGGAGCAGGGAATCGAAGTGCGTGCGCTCGTGCGCCCGGGCCACTCGATCGAAGCTCTCGGCTGGCCCGCTGCGGTCGAGATCTTCAGCGCAGATCTATTGGAATCGGCGGATCTCGAACACGCATTCTCACAGATCGACGTGTTGGTCCACCTGGCCGGTGGTGCCGCTGCCACTGAAGAAGCGCAGTTCGCAGCGAACGTCACCGCGACCGAGCGCCTGCTCGAGGCGATGAAGACTTCCACGACCCGGAAGCTTGTGCACTGCAGCAGTTTCGCAGTCTACGACTACCAAGCGGCTCTGGGGGTCTTGGATGAGGACACGCCGCTCGATGAAACGATGGCAGAGCGCGATGCCTACGCGATCGCAAAGATCGAACAGGAACGGCTGGTGCGACGCAAGGCAAGCGAGAATGCCTGGGAGTTATGTGTCCTGCGACCGGGATTCGTGTGGGGTGAGGGGAGGGCGGATCTCGCGGGCATCGGTGCCAGAGTCGGCTCCTGGTTGGTGGTGTTTGGCGATCGCGATCGTCGCATGCCTCTTACGCATGTCGACAATTGTGCGAGTTGTTTCGTGCTCGCCGCGACGGATGCTCGGGCAATGGGGCATATCTTCAACGTAGTCGACGATGAGGGCGCGTCCGCCTGGGGATACGCCGAGGAATACCAACGCAGGTCGGGATCCGAGGCCACCTGCGTCAGGGTGCCCTACGCGTTTGCCTTCGCTGTCGTGCGAGCGATCGGGGTACTGGGTTCTGCACTCGCCAGAGGTGCCCGATTTCCGGGTCTCCTGGTGCCGCGTCGCTTTGAGGCCCGGTTCAAGCCACTGCGTTTCTCGAACCGCAAGATTCGCCGGGCTCTCGACTGGGAACCGCCGTTCGACTACATCACCTGTCTCGATCGCACGTTTCCGTCTCCCGATGCGGATGCATCACTCCCTCGAGGATCCGAAGCAGATTGAAGCGTTTTCCGGCAATCGAACTCGACCGGCCCGGGCGTGTTTCCCGGCGGATCTGCGCGCTAGCTACTCGGAGTCTTCGGAATCGGGAATCTGCGCAAGCGACTCCGGTCGTTGCCTCTTCGATCCATCTGCGAAAGGTCGCGTTCGCTTTTGCTCCGGAGTCGAGAGGCTCTTCGCCCCGTTGAAGAGCGCCCCGGCCAGGAAGATTGGAAAGTTACTGAACAACGAGTTGGGCAGCAGGTCCACGGTGTACACACTGATCATCACGCCCAACCCCAAAAGCATTGCGCGGTCTTCTCTTCTGGGGATCTTGGGCATCTTGCGGCCTGCATAGACCACCGGAACGAGAAGGAGTGCGAAGACGAGGCCCCAGCCGATCAGGCCTCTCGTACCGATCCAGAGAATCCAGAATCCGTCGATGATGGTCCGGTCGCCACCCGTGCGGACATCGAAGACGCGGTTTCGTCCCCCGGCACCCCAGCCAAACAGGGGTCTTTCGAAAGCGTGTTCCAGCAGCATGTCTTCGTTGTCGAAACGGAACTCCAGTGATTGCGCGCGATCGGGGTCGATCGATTCGGCGATGGCAACCAATTGATCACTCGGGAACACCCCCACGGCGCGCGCAGCCGGATAGCTGACGACCAGGAACACGCAGACGCTCGCAAATGTTCGAATCAAGCGCGGACTTGCAAAGAACACGACCGGAATCGCCGCCAGGCCGTACACGATGGCTGCGTAGCTCTTGCACAGGACCAGCATGATCGTGAGGATGGGCGTGATCACTCGCGATGACACGGCAAAGACCCTGACCCGGGCGCGTGCAAGTGTCGCTGCGGCGATGGCCGCGATGGCCATGAAGATCCCGAGCGCCAGACCACTGCTCATGAAGACCATCGGTCGGTAGCCCCAGCTTCGGGACGTGGTGAAGAAGTGTGTCTGGTAGTAGCCGTAGACCCAGTAGTGAAGCTGCGGACTGAGCCGCAACTCCACAAGGATGAACAGCGAATACACGATTCCCGCAGCGACGACCGCAACCATCAGGTCGTGCAGGTCGCGGCGCGTGCGGATCAGCGCCCGTCCGAGGAAGAACGGCAGCCCGAACCGGAGCAGATCGCGAACCGTCATCGAGATGATGTCGTAGGGTGTAAGGCTGTAACCGGCGAACTCGCCATAGGGAAGCGGGTCCGTGTTGGTGAGCACGGTGGCGATGGTGGACGCGATCAAGACGACGAAGATCCAGTCGGGACCGCGACCGGGTCGTGCTTTGCGCAGTCGATCGGGTACTCGCAGGACGGCACCGATCAGAAGACAGATCGCCGCCATCTCCTGCTTGCCGACCGGCGGCAGAAAAGGTGCGTCGAAGGCGACGTCCTCGGGCAAGATCAGCATCCCGCCCAGGTAGGTGAACAGGGCGGCCCAGGTAGGGCGGACCAGGGAGAACGCGAGTGCTGCGACCGGTATCCATGCGAGCAGCGCGACCTCCGGGAAAGACACCGTGATGCCCTAGAGAAGTCGTTCCACCGCGCCGCGTACAGACGGTGCGAGCGTTGTGGCGAACTCGATCAGGTCGCGATTGGAGTCTGGTCCCGTTTCCTTGGAGCCTGACAATCGCACGAACGCGTACTGTGGCTGGCCCGCAACCGCGTCGAACATGCGGCGAATCTGCTCGTATGCACCGCGCGAAGACCAGCGCCCCGCCGGTTGGAACCAATAGAGCACGGCCTCGCTACGCTGATCTCTGTGTGCGGCCAATAGGGTGGCGTGCATTTCCTCGTCCCCGACATCGACTTCGATGCCTTTCGATTCGAGTACTTCCCAGCCTTGTGCCGGGTAGCAGACCTTGGGGTCGTGGGCGCCGCTGAGATAACCGGCCCGGCCGGCATACATGCCCACGTAGATCCAGATCGGCATCCGGCCGGGTGCTTCGTACAGGCGCATGACGTACGTCAGCGGTGAGATGATCTCGAGGATGTTCGCATCGAGTTGCTCTTCTGAGGTGAGCTTCCACGGTCCGATCTGTGCCGGCAGGTCGGACGATAGTTCAGTGCCAGGCGGCGCCTCGGTCAGTACGATGAATCGCCATACGCCGAGCAACGGGATCAGCACAGCTATCAGTGTTGCGGCCAGACGCACGGTCCTGCTCATCGCAACACCTTCGCCACGCCGATCAACGCCAGAGTCCCAGCGATGTAGGTTCCCAGGCCAAATGTCTCATGCAGCATGCCCTCGGCAAACTCGCCGCCATAGCTCGATACGAGCAGGACGGTGAGAGTGACGCGAAAGATGTTCGCACTGACGGCCAGTGGAATCACGCTCCCTACCACGACCAGGCGTCGCCAGATTCCGTGACTCAGGAAGAAGGCGACGATCGCGGACAGGGGCAGGAGGGTGACGATCGAAGTCAGTCCACTGCAGGCGTCGGCGACGAACAGCGTGTGGCCCGGCACCATGACCTGATTTCCGCGGGCGCTGATTACCTGCCCAAACGTCTGCAGCAGATTCACCGACACGTCCGTGACGAAGAATTTCAACTGGATCAACACCTGGTCCAGGAGAAAGGCCGGCGGCGGAACCATCAGGATGAGGAAGACCAGCGGCAATGCCATGGGTGTGAGCAGGCGACGCCCCCCGATCGCGAAGGCCGTGGCTGCGAGCAGGAAAGGGATGCCGACGGCGGCTCCAAAGCCGATGTCCCCCAGGATCGCGATGCCCTCGAGTGCGGCAACGGCAAAGAGTAGGGGGGCGCCGAGAAGTGGAGGCTGCAGATCGCTGAACCCGACTCGGATCTTGGCGCGATTGCGGTAGAGCAGATAGGCTGCGACGGCTGGCACGGCATACGCATGACCGTAGAACTCGGAACTGGTCCACATGTAGCGCAGCAGGTTGACGGCCGGATAGCACACACCTGCGCAGGCCAGAGCGATGGCCGCAGCGAAGCTGATATCGGCCGGGGAAACCGCTACCGAGCCGGAGGCGTCTTCTTGCGTGGATTCCATGTGCAGATTGAACTCGTCGGCCGGATCGGGTTCGGGAATGAGGGGATTTCCCACCCTTTCTTGGAAGTTAGATTGAGAGTCAGATCGTGAGTCAGGGTTGGCCAGGAGTGTCCGGGGAGTCTGATCTGTCCGCAGGGCGCCTGGCAGAGTCGCCAAGGGTCCAGCGAAGTGCAACTCGGGTGCCGGAAGGTCACTATCTGAGTAACGTAAGGTTTGCTCCTGCTTGCGATGGGATACAGAAATGCCCAGTCTAGTCGCCCAGGCGCCGCGTGGTGGAGTTATAATCGGAACAGGACTTGCTACGTGTGGATGCAGTGGGGAGCGGCAGGTCTGAACAGGACTGTCTAGCCGAAATAGCGGAAGAGGACGATGCCAGTGCGGAACGAGTTCGACTACAGCGACGAATCGGAATCGGCTGAAACTACGCTCGATATGACCAGGATCTGGCAGTTTGTGCGCAGGCGCCGCTGGGTGATGATCATAGGCACGCTGGTGGCCCTGGTTCCCGCCTTCATCTATCCGTTCCAGCAGCCCGCGATCTATCGCGCCGAGGCAACCGTAGCGCTCCAGCAAAGGCCCGAGGTCATGGATATCGGCGCCGAGATCATCGCATCGGGCCCGCGTCGACACCGCCAGATGGTGGCCTCGATGGCCAGCCTGGTGCGCTCCAGCGCGGTCCTCGGTCGCATCGTCGATCAACTTCCGACGTCCCCGCGAGACGAGGCCTCGGACCCGTCGCTGATCGACCAGATCAAGGCCAAGGCGGGTTTCGGCTCGCTGCCGCCCCGACCCTCGCCCGACCAGGTGAGGCAGATGCGCGTACAGCAGCTCATGTCGCGAATCGAGGTAGAGGGCGACGGTGGCGGCACCGTCCTGAGGATCGCCGCCTGGGGTTTCGATCCCGTCGAGGTGACCTTTCTGTCCAATGCGACGGCCGACGCTCTCGCCGATTACCGCCGCGATCAGCACAGCGGGGCTTCCCGCAAAGCCCTGACCTGGCTCAACGAACAGACTTACGAATTGCGCCGACGCAGTGACGACCGCCAGCGGGCGATCGACGATCTGGTGCGGCAGTCCGGCATCTCGATCGATACCAGCTCTGCGGCAAAGCGCGACGAGTTGCAGAAGCAGGTCGATGCCGCCGAGATCGAACTGATGGTCGTGGAGCGTCGCCTGAAAGAGGCCCGCGCGGCCAATCAAAAGCGGGTCAACCGTTTCGAGCAGACCGAAGAAACCCAGCGTCAGATGGACCAGTACCGGGAAGCTCGCGCGGCTCTCGACGCCGCGCGGTTGACCTATACCGAAACACATCCGCACGTGCGTCGGCTAGAAGCCGTGGTGCGCGG
This is a stretch of genomic DNA from bacterium. It encodes these proteins:
- a CDS encoding NAD(P)-dependent oxidoreductase; this encodes MLKVLVSGASGFLGRRVVRAFVEQGIEVRALVRPGHSIEALGWPAAVEIFSADLLESADLEHAFSQIDVLVHLAGGAAATEEAQFAANVTATERLLEAMKTSTTRKLVHCSSFAVYDYQAALGVLDEDTPLDETMAERDAYAIAKIEQERLVRRKASENAWELCVLRPGFVWGEGRADLAGIGARVGSWLVVFGDRDRRMPLTHVDNCASCFVLAATDARAMGHIFNVVDDEGASAWGYAEEYQRRSGSEATCVRVPYAFAFAVVRAIGVLGSALARGARFPGLLVPRRFEARFKPLRFSNRKIRRALDWEPPFDYITCLDRTFPSPDADASLPRGSEAD
- the epsI gene encoding EpsI family protein, producing the protein MSRTVRLAATLIAVLIPLLGVWRFIVLTEAPPGTELSSDLPAQIGPWKLTSEEQLDANILEIISPLTYVMRLYEAPGRMPIWIYVGMYAGRAGYLSGAHDPKVCYPAQGWEVLESKGIEVDVGDEEMHATLLAAHRDQRSEAVLYWFQPAGRWSSRGAYEQIRRMFDAVAGQPQYAFVRLSGSKETGPDSNRDLIEFATTLAPSVRGAVERLL
- a CDS encoding exosortase/archaeosortase family protein; this encodes MGNPLIPEPDPADEFNLHMESTQEDASGSVAVSPADISFAAAIALACAGVCYPAVNLLRYMWTSSEFYGHAYAVPAVAAYLLYRNRAKIRVGFSDLQPPLLGAPLLFAVAALEGIAILGDIGFGAAVGIPFLLAATAFAIGGRRLLTPMALPLVFLILMVPPPAFLLDQVLIQLKFFVTDVSVNLLQTFGQVISARGNQVMVPGHTLFVADACSGLTSIVTLLPLSAIVAFFLSHGIWRRLVVVGSVIPLAVSANIFRVTLTVLLVSSYGGEFAEGMLHETFGLGTYIAGTLALIGVAKVLR